A region from the Triticum aestivum cultivar Chinese Spring chromosome 3D, IWGSC CS RefSeq v2.1, whole genome shotgun sequence genome encodes:
- the LOC123074690 gene encoding uncharacterized protein: MQEASSSSLPALSSAYQPLPSLYLGFLAIWAASGISWAFSSWRNRHFQANNLQWILALVPLIKALQMALSFLFWYSCVHLHTCSLWMSFGVYVTGILFQTASFVSFMLISHGYCIMYERLSIRERRTTAGLGCLLYLSLIGYKAAVPYFTGFLLMNYFASFYIIFRRTSQCLLVLREQLNFVEEEDIHSLHGTLNTKYTMFKRFQGTMQVAAVAFIMVYMRADDTPDNYWFRVLVREWVQFCIFMYIGWNFRIPEASLHLPVMPLMKSNWEITMPPIYSVEMDAADFRGLVSDQWHVGVRTSHAEPCYSSQPLLVLVQNPSPKVSRAAVASGFS, encoded by the exons ATGCAGGAGGCCTCGTCGTCTTCTCTCCCGGCGCTGAGCAGCGCCTACCAGCCTCTCCCGTCGCTCTACCTCGGCTTCTTGGCGATATGGGCGGCGTCGGGGATCTCCTGGGCCTTCAGCTCATGGAGGAATCGCCACTTCCAG GCGAATAACCTTCAGTGGATCCTGGCCTTGGTTCCCCTGATCAAAGCTTTGCAAATGGCACTCTCGTTTCTGTTCTG GTACTCGTGCGTACACCTTCACACATGCTCGCTGTGGATGTCGTTCGGCGTGTACGTGACGGGGATCCTCTTCCAGACGGCCTCCTTCGTCTCCTTCATGCTCATCTCCCACGGTTACTGCATCATGTACGAGCGCCTCTCCATCAGGGAGAGACGCACAACTGCGGGGCTCGGATGCCTCCTCTACCTTAGCCTCATCGGCTATAAAGCCGCAGTCCCTTATTTCACC GGTTTTCTTCTGATGAACTACTTCGCGTCATTCTACATCATATTCCGCCGCACGTCGCAATGCCTGCTGGTTCTGCGCGAGCAGCTTAATTTCGTGGAGGAGGAAGACATCCATTCACTGCATGGGACACTCAACACCAAGTACACAATGTTTAA GAGATTTCAGGGTACAATGCAGGTGGCAGCAGTGGCATTCATCATG GTGTACATGAGGGCTGATGATACGCCGGATAACTACTGGTTCCGTGTGTTGGTACGCGAATGGGTGCAGTTCTGCATCTTCATGTATATTGG GTGGAACTTCAGGATCCCTGAAGCATCACTCCACCTGCCGGTCATGCCCCTGATGAAGTCGAACTGGGAGATTACCATGCCACCCATTTACAGCGTG GAAATGGACGCAGCCGATTTCAGAGGCCTCGTCTCGGACCAATGGCATGTTGGAGTG AGGACTTCTCATGCCGAACCGTGCTATTCTTCACAGCCGTTGCTGGTGCTAGTTCAGAATCCTAGCCCGAAGGTCTCCCGTGCCGCCGTAGCTTCAGGTTTCAGTTGA